A region from the Plutella xylostella chromosome 6, ilPluXylo3.1, whole genome shotgun sequence genome encodes:
- the LOC105395511 gene encoding retinoid-inducible serine carboxypeptidase-like has protein sequence MHALHDKGKNPYLEALNAHPWSSSEGYIQVRPGAFMFYWLYYADGKVKDANKKPLVIWIDGGVAASGVANFLEVGPFDEEFRPRNRSWAIGRNILFLDQPVGSGFSYVKDMNVKLYPQSDKEAAVDLLRAIKEFYKKFTEFRKTPAYIFGQSYGGKLVPRLGCYLAKAVSNDHIEMNFQGIGIGSGWVDPKESTLAKPYFLYNIGWIDMKTFYTTLRLAGEAAMQMDRRHYDRANLLDFNLLYNIVSQGADLHFGAPIAKLNDLKHKMNTYVKPTLEKLMGEKIQWDYVGLEVLHSMNKSFMVPSTKFVELLLNHTKLKIAVYNGNLDAVTPIAGTTNWLNSLKWCGSQGFLQARRRRLASDERALGFYKAHHQLSFWWIFDAGHFWVRDFEWEFFWFSSCYFFGLM, from the exons ATGCATG CGTTACACGATAAGGGCAAAAACCCCTACTTAGAGGCTTTAAATGCTCACCCTTGGAGCAGCAGCGAGGGCTACATCCAGGTCCGCCCTGGGGCCTTCATGTTCTATTGGCTGTACTACGCTGATGGTAAAGTTAAGGATGCCAACAAGAAGCCTCTAGTGATATGGATAGATGGGGGAGTGGCGGCCAGCGGCGTGGCCAACTTCTTGGAGGTTGGACCTTTTGATGAGGAGTTTAGGCCGAGGAATCGGTCTTGG gCTATCGGAAGGAATATACTGTTTCTCGATCAGCCCGTTGGTAGTGGCTTCAGTTATGTCAAGGATATGAATGTTAAATTGTATCCGCAATCTGATAAAGAAGCag CGGTAGATCTTTTGCGAGCTATAAAGGAATTCTACAAGAAATTCACAGAATTCCGAAAGACTCCTGCGTATATTTTTGGTCAAAGCTATGGCGGCAAGCTGGTGCCACGGTTGGGGTGTTACTTGGCAAag GCAGTATCAAACGACCACATTGAGATGAACTTCCAGGGAATCGGCATAGGAAGCGGCTGGGTCGACCCCAAGGAGTCCACTCTGGCGAAACCTTACTTCTTGTACAacatt GGCTGGATAGACATGAAGACATTTTACACAACGCTTCGGCTAGCAGGCGAGGCCGCCATGCAAATGGACAGAAGACATTACGACAGAGCGAATCTTCTAGACTTCAACTTGCTATACAACATCGTGTCTCAAGGGGCAGACTTACACTTCGGCGCTCCGATAGCAAAACTAAACgatttaaaacacaaaatgaaTACGTATGTGAAACCTACGTTAGAGAAATTGATGGGGGAAAAGATTCAGTGGGACTATGTGGGGTTGGAGGTGTTGCACAGCATGAATAAGAGTTTTATGGTGCCTTCTACTAAGTTTG TGGAATTACTATTAAATCACACTAAGTTAAAGATTGCAGTTTACAATGGCAACTTGGACGCTGTTACACCTATTGcgg GCACAACCAACTGGCTGAACAGCCTCAAGTGGTGCGGCTCTCAGGGCTTCCtgcaggcgcggcggcggcgactgGCCAGCGACGAGCGAGCCCTCGGCTTCTACAAGGCACACCATCAGCTCAGCTTCTGGTGGATCTTTGACGCCGGGCATTTTTGGGTGAGGGATTTTGAATGGGAGTTTTTCTGGTTCAGTAGTTGCTACTTCTTTGGATTGATGTAA
- the LOC105385836 gene encoding sporozoite surface protein 2-like, which produces MDVRFIFGLIVVLAASNHQSASVSVKPTLCPTNKIAPHRRIANSGTLGYFAELFNDNRLQNDAPSALQEQPQEDDPTDCGDIEDYDETDLSSITPQRKRAFTENAENRWFFNFGGPTRPPPNRPQRPEYIPNQPQYPPNTPQYPPNRPQGPYYPPNSDPNRPQRPEYPPNRPQRPEYPPNRPQRPEYPPNRPQRPEFPPNRPQRPDRPPHPPYGSGGIFGGNQHRPPPYQDQYPSENVKPVYEEGQEPAAVTSNYSPSVVGGSLGQIVGVSPARPTQAPDIRPTTYRPVRFDPGPNNNRDRPERRANGSNTILGSFFDLLFR; this is translated from the exons ATGGATGTGCGATTTATTTTTGGTCTGATAGTG GTTTTAGCAGCATCCAACCACcaatcagcctctgtgtccGTGAAACCCACCCTCTGTCCAACCAATAAGATCGCGCCCCACCGTCGGATAGCCAATAGTGGTACCCTCGGGTACTTCGCAGAGTTGTTCAACGACAATCGTCTGCAGAATGATGCCCCTAGTGCTCTTCAGGAGCAGCCTCAAGAGGATGACCCCACTGATTGCGGGGATATTGAGGATTATGATGAGACTGACTTAAGTtcta TCACACCTCAAAGGAAACGAGCCTTCACAGAGAACGCAGAGAACAGATGGTTCTTCAATTTTGGTGGTCCGACTAGACCACCTCCCAACAGACCACAACGACCAGAATATATACCCAACCAACCTCAATACCCACCCAACACGCCGCAATACCCTCCAAACAGGCCACAGGGACCTTATTACCCACCCAATTCCGATCCAAATCGTCCGCAAAGACCGGAATATCCACCGAACAGACCGCAAAGACCCGAGTATCCACCAAATAGGCCACAAAGACCAGAATATCCTCCAAATAGGCCGCAAAGGCCAGAGTTTCCGCCGAATAGGCCACAGAGGCCGGATCGGCCACCGCATCCTCCGTATGGGTCTGGAGGCATCTTCGGCGGCAACCAACACCGTCCACCGCCGTATCAGGATCAATACCCATCAG aaaatgTAAAACCAGTTTACGAAGAAGGCCAGGAGCCGGCAGCAGTGACAAGCAATTATAGCCCCTCTGTAGTAGGAGGGTCGCTGGGTCAAATAGTCGGAGTTTCCCCGGCCAGACCCACACAGGCACCGGATATCCGGCCCACTACGTATAGACCAGTCAGATTTGACCCGGGACCAAACAACAACAGAGATAGGCCAGAGAGAAGAGCGAACGGTAGTAATACTATTTTAGGCTCGTTCTTTGATTTGTTATTTAGGTAA